In the genome of Equus asinus isolate D_3611 breed Donkey chromosome 9, EquAss-T2T_v2, whole genome shotgun sequence, one region contains:
- the PCBD2 gene encoding pterin-4-alpha-carbinolamine dehydratase 2 isoform X3, translated as MSRVALQAEKMNHHPEWFNVYNKVQITLTSHDCGGLTKRDVKLAKFIEKAAASV; from the exons ATGTCCCGAGTTGCTCTACAAGCAGAGAAGATGAATCATCACCCAGAATGGTTCAATGTGTACAACAAG GTCCAGATAACTCTCACCTCGCATGACTGTGGTGGACTGACCAAAAGAGATGTGAAActggccaagtttattgaaaaagCAGCTGCTTCTGTGTGA
- the PCBD2 gene encoding pterin-4-alpha-carbinolamine dehydratase 2 isoform X2 translates to MGACSKEEKTNFPVYAFGFMSRVALQAEKMNHHPEWFNVYNKVQITLTSHDCGGLTKRDVKLAKFIEKAAASV, encoded by the exons ATGGGAGCCTGCTccaaggaggagaaaacaaaCTTTCCTGTTTAT GCGTTTGGCTTTATGTCCCGAGTTGCTCTACAAGCAGAGAAGATGAATCATCACCCAGAATGGTTCAATGTGTACAACAAG GTCCAGATAACTCTCACCTCGCATGACTGTGGTGGACTGACCAAAAGAGATGTGAAActggccaagtttattgaaaaagCAGCTGCTTCTGTGTGA